The following proteins are encoded in a genomic region of Sorangiineae bacterium MSr12523:
- a CDS encoding cyclic nucleotide-binding domain-containing protein yields the protein MNIVTKSVNGSNGGTPQTSLGTAAARKLATTTKSVPQMQGITSRWLLKMLPWVQTSGGVYRVNRRLTYAVGDGRVTFMTTGAKVQVIPRELTEMPLLRGFEDEELLNSLASRFVQQEFKAGDVIVQSGTPAEHVFLIAHGKANKIGSTKYGSEATIDVLADGDYFGDRCVAESNDKWNYTVKAATHCTVLALPQRVFEDLIAQSDKLRAHVDQFRHRLTLPQDKHAQACIELAAGHVGEPVLPATFVDYEVTPREYELSVAQTVLRVHTRVADLFNEPMDQIEQQLRLTIEALREEQEQELINNREIGLLHNADFSQRIHTRSGPPTPDDFDDLLSLVWKEPTCFLAHPRTIAAFGQECSKAGIYPQSIDLGGHMVPAWRGVPVLPCSKIPVTDTRTSSVILMRSGEKNQGVIGLHQTGIPDEYQPSLSVRFMGIDEKAVISYLVSAYYSAAVLVPDALAVLENVEIGRT from the coding sequence ATGAACATCGTCACGAAATCGGTCAATGGATCCAACGGCGGAACGCCGCAAACGAGCTTGGGAACGGCCGCCGCACGCAAGCTGGCGACGACGACCAAATCCGTACCGCAGATGCAAGGCATCACCTCGCGGTGGCTGCTGAAAATGTTGCCTTGGGTGCAGACCAGCGGCGGCGTTTACCGTGTGAACCGGCGTCTGACCTATGCCGTTGGCGACGGGCGCGTCACCTTCATGACGACCGGCGCCAAAGTGCAGGTCATTCCCCGTGAGCTCACCGAGATGCCGCTCCTGCGCGGGTTCGAGGACGAAGAGCTTCTCAACTCGTTGGCCAGCCGTTTCGTGCAGCAGGAATTCAAGGCGGGCGACGTCATCGTGCAATCGGGCACGCCGGCCGAGCACGTCTTCCTCATCGCGCACGGCAAAGCCAACAAAATCGGCTCCACGAAGTACGGTTCCGAAGCGACGATCGACGTCCTGGCCGATGGCGACTACTTCGGAGATCGCTGCGTCGCCGAGTCGAACGACAAGTGGAATTACACGGTCAAAGCGGCCACCCACTGCACCGTGCTGGCGTTGCCTCAGCGCGTCTTCGAAGATCTGATCGCGCAGTCGGACAAGCTCCGCGCGCACGTGGACCAATTCAGGCATCGCCTGACGCTCCCGCAAGACAAGCACGCGCAGGCCTGCATCGAGCTGGCCGCCGGCCACGTGGGGGAACCGGTACTTCCCGCCACCTTCGTCGACTACGAAGTGACGCCGCGCGAATACGAACTGAGCGTGGCCCAAACCGTGCTTCGCGTGCACACGCGCGTGGCCGATCTGTTCAACGAGCCGATGGACCAGATCGAGCAGCAGCTTCGCCTGACCATCGAGGCGCTGCGCGAGGAGCAGGAGCAGGAGCTCATCAACAACCGAGAAATCGGCCTTCTCCACAATGCGGACTTCTCGCAGCGCATCCACACGCGAAGCGGCCCGCCCACGCCGGACGATTTCGACGATCTCCTCTCCTTGGTCTGGAAGGAGCCCACGTGTTTCCTGGCCCACCCGCGCACCATCGCGGCGTTCGGGCAGGAGTGCAGCAAGGCCGGAATCTACCCGCAGAGCATCGATTTGGGCGGTCACATGGTGCCGGCCTGGCGCGGTGTACCGGTGCTTCCGTGCAGCAAGATCCCCGTCACGGACACGCGCACGAGCTCCGTCATCCTGATGCGGTCGGGCGAAAAGAACCAAGGCGTCATCGGACTGCACCAAACCGGTATTCCGGACGAATACCAACCAAGCTTGTCCGTTCGCTTCATGGGCATCGACGAAAAAGCCGTTATTTCTTACCTCGTCAGTGCGTATTACTCGGCGGCCGTCCTGGTTCCGGACGCGCTGGCCGTGCTGGAAAATGTCGAAATCGGCCGGACGTAA
- a CDS encoding cyclic nucleotide-binding domain-containing protein — MSAPSPFDLNGNGHSGNGHNGGPQSLTSLGTAAARKLATTTKSVPQMQGITSRWLLRMLPWVQTSAGVYRVNRRLSYAVGDGRVTFVSTGAKVEVIPGELCELPLLRGIQDDGVLRRLASKFVQKEYKPGETIVKAGKAADHVYLIAHGKANKLKPGKYGDEQSLAVLADGDHFGDDALVESRDHWPFTVTAVTACTVLSLSQKVFEDAIKDSDTLRQHVEKFKLRLQAPQDKHGQAAIELAAGHVGEPILPETFVDYELTPREYELSVAQTVLRVHSRVADLYNDPMDQIEQQLRLTVEALRERQEDEMINNREFGLLHNADFAQRINTRSGPPTPEDMDDLLSRRRKTQFFLAHPRTIAAFGRECTKKGVYPQQIEFNGSHVWAWRGVPVLPCNKIPVTDTGTSSILAMRTGQEDQGVIGLHQTGIPDEYQPSLNVRFMGLDEKGVISYLVSNYFSVAVLIPDALGILENVELGH; from the coding sequence ATGAGTGCTCCCTCTCCGTTCGATTTGAATGGCAACGGCCACAGTGGAAATGGTCACAACGGCGGCCCGCAGTCCCTTACCAGCTTGGGCACGGCCGCCGCCCGCAAGCTTGCAACGACGACGAAATCCGTCCCGCAGATGCAGGGCATCACCTCGCGGTGGCTGCTCCGCATGCTGCCGTGGGTGCAGACGTCGGCGGGCGTCTACCGCGTCAACCGCCGACTGAGCTATGCGGTCGGTGACGGCCGGGTCACCTTCGTGAGCACCGGCGCCAAGGTGGAGGTCATTCCGGGAGAGCTGTGCGAGCTACCGCTGCTCCGCGGCATCCAGGACGACGGAGTGCTGCGGCGGCTGGCGTCCAAATTCGTCCAGAAAGAGTACAAGCCGGGTGAGACCATCGTGAAGGCCGGAAAAGCGGCCGATCACGTGTACCTCATCGCCCACGGCAAGGCGAACAAGTTGAAGCCGGGCAAATACGGCGACGAGCAGTCGCTGGCCGTGTTGGCCGATGGTGACCACTTCGGCGACGACGCGCTGGTCGAATCGCGCGACCATTGGCCCTTCACGGTCACCGCGGTGACGGCGTGCACGGTGCTCTCGCTTTCGCAAAAGGTGTTCGAGGACGCGATCAAAGACTCGGACACGCTGCGCCAGCACGTGGAGAAGTTCAAGTTGCGGCTGCAAGCGCCGCAGGACAAACACGGGCAAGCGGCCATCGAGCTGGCGGCCGGCCACGTGGGTGAGCCGATCTTGCCGGAGACCTTCGTCGATTACGAGCTCACCCCTCGCGAGTACGAGCTTTCGGTGGCCCAAACCGTGCTTCGCGTGCACTCGCGCGTGGCCGATTTGTACAACGACCCGATGGACCAGATCGAGCAGCAGCTGCGGCTCACCGTCGAAGCGCTGCGCGAGCGGCAGGAAGACGAAATGATCAACAACCGCGAATTCGGCTTGCTTCACAACGCCGATTTTGCGCAGCGGATCAACACGCGCAGCGGGCCGCCCACGCCGGAAGACATGGACGATCTGCTCTCGCGGCGCCGCAAGACGCAGTTTTTCCTGGCGCATCCGAGGACCATCGCCGCGTTCGGCCGCGAGTGCACCAAGAAGGGCGTCTACCCGCAGCAGATCGAGTTCAACGGCAGCCATGTCTGGGCATGGCGCGGGGTGCCGGTCCTTCCGTGCAACAAGATCCCCGTCACGGACACGGGTACCAGCTCCATCTTGGCGATGCGCACCGGCCAGGAAGATCAGGGCGTCATCGGGCTGCACCAAACCGGGATCCCGGACGAGTACCAGCCGAGCCTCAACGTGCGCTTCATGGGCCTCGACGAAAAGGGTGTCATTTCGTACCTGGTCAGCAATTACTTCTCGGTGGCGGTGCTCATTCCGGACGCGCTCGGCATTCTGGAAAATGTAGAACTCGGGCACTGA
- a CDS encoding hydroxymethylglutaryl-CoA reductase, degradative, which produces MAKTSRLPGFHKVSVQQRRTLVADVTGTEMAELEASLEGGGLEAEVADKFVENVLGTYALPFGVALNVRINSKDYVVPMVVEEPSVVAAASNAARMIRGSGGFLAEVDPPLMVSQVQLTNVRDPRAAEERILARREEILALADRAVPGLVVRGGGARDLEVRSIGAPEDEMLVVHIVVDCQDAMGANLVNGVAEAVGAHLAELAHGHVGLRILSNLCDKRKVRLRCSVAAEDLATEDMDGQRVIDGIVNASRFAELDPYRAATHNKGIMNGIDAVVIATGNDWRAVEAGAHAYAARSGRYAPLAIWRRDGERLVGTLEMPMAIGTVGGTLRVHRAARLALLLLGVPSAGELASVCAAAGLASNLAAVRALATDGIQRGHMALHARSVAIAAGAKGTAVERVAAMIVEARDITVEAAKRAIEVLRGSDVPLPSEESAGGAD; this is translated from the coding sequence ATGGCCAAAACATCGCGGTTGCCTGGCTTTCACAAAGTCAGCGTCCAGCAGCGTCGCACGCTCGTCGCGGACGTGACCGGGACGGAGATGGCCGAGCTCGAAGCTTCGCTGGAGGGCGGTGGACTCGAGGCGGAGGTAGCCGACAAGTTCGTCGAGAACGTGCTCGGCACCTACGCCCTTCCCTTCGGCGTGGCGCTCAACGTGCGCATCAACAGCAAGGACTACGTCGTGCCGATGGTCGTCGAAGAGCCGAGCGTCGTGGCCGCGGCCTCCAACGCCGCCAGGATGATCCGCGGAAGCGGTGGCTTCCTGGCGGAGGTCGATCCTCCGCTGATGGTGAGCCAGGTGCAACTGACGAACGTGCGCGATCCGCGCGCCGCCGAGGAGCGCATCCTCGCGCGGCGCGAGGAGATCCTCGCCCTCGCCGATCGGGCTGTGCCCGGCCTGGTCGTGCGGGGCGGCGGCGCACGCGATCTCGAGGTGCGGAGCATCGGCGCGCCGGAAGACGAGATGCTCGTGGTGCACATCGTCGTCGATTGCCAAGATGCGATGGGCGCAAACCTCGTCAACGGCGTCGCCGAGGCGGTGGGCGCGCATCTGGCCGAGCTTGCACACGGCCACGTGGGCCTGCGCATCCTGTCGAACCTGTGCGACAAGCGCAAAGTGCGCCTTCGTTGCTCCGTCGCGGCGGAAGATCTCGCGACCGAGGACATGGACGGGCAGCGCGTGATCGACGGCATCGTCAACGCGTCGCGCTTCGCGGAGCTCGATCCGTACCGGGCGGCGACGCACAACAAGGGCATCATGAACGGCATCGACGCCGTGGTCATCGCCACCGGCAACGACTGGCGCGCCGTGGAAGCGGGTGCGCACGCGTACGCCGCGCGGAGCGGCCGCTATGCACCGCTAGCCATCTGGCGGCGTGACGGAGAACGGCTCGTGGGAACGTTGGAGATGCCCATGGCCATCGGCACCGTGGGAGGCACGTTGCGCGTGCATCGCGCGGCGCGTCTTGCCCTGCTCCTTCTCGGCGTGCCCAGCGCGGGCGAACTCGCGTCGGTGTGCGCCGCCGCGGGCCTCGCCTCGAACCTCGCCGCCGTGCGCGCACTGGCCACGGACGGCATCCAGCGCGGTCACATGGCCTTGCACGCCCGCTCCGTGGCCATCGCGGCGGGTGCAAAAGGCACCGCCGTGGAGCGCGTCGCCGCGATGATCGTGGAAGCGCGCGACATCACCGTCGAGGCCGCGAAAAGGGCCATCGAGGTGCTACGCGGCAGCGATGTCCCGCTTCCGTCAGAAGAGAGCGCGGGTGGGGCAGACTAA
- a CDS encoding M64 family metallopeptidase: protein MTQMPNRRAARVAGGFLIAFIVSALGCFAGCSTPSDSSSSAPQQVTIPQERILDLKLDGQALKVIGAYVPQSNPSGAQPTPGPDTLEWTFTAADGTTVRGTLDDARTAESEFAPNGSSARAEVSQPWMVFSARVPSTAGTFAVPLVGASVPLGAVTQIASGASGAPAASDGSTLSPAPAGTEAPPDGVRKLRDSSAACPFNVLIVPEAFTDMGAFRTRAEQVANDIVSSSEYGTYANGFVFWAQDFVSRDGSIFDPGDNRPKSTAFGVSFGSADPNSAERRIIYPRNALSDETTDRLRIGARYTKADIILIIVNTPEYGGVKSQFLGITYVTVTNHAQGNRVILHEMGHGLLSLADEYSYGTCDRGRAESPNTSAKLDALPWRDMVTPTNPLPTPEGTAGVGAFEGAAYCTTGVYRPAHTCLMKELSTGFCPVCARQLRNVFGPRSSGGDAGAPDAGGSDSGGGGLYNPGTSLVCPTRALF from the coding sequence ATGACGCAGATGCCCAACCGCCGCGCGGCACGTGTTGCTGGCGGCTTCTTGATCGCTTTCATCGTAAGCGCACTTGGCTGCTTCGCAGGGTGCTCCACGCCCTCCGATTCGTCTTCCTCGGCGCCGCAGCAGGTGACCATTCCTCAGGAACGAATCCTCGATTTGAAGCTCGATGGACAGGCGCTGAAGGTCATTGGCGCCTACGTTCCGCAATCGAACCCCTCGGGCGCGCAGCCCACGCCCGGGCCGGATACCCTGGAGTGGACCTTCACCGCGGCCGATGGCACCACCGTCCGCGGCACCCTCGACGATGCGCGCACCGCCGAGTCGGAGTTTGCGCCCAATGGCTCGTCGGCGCGCGCGGAAGTCTCGCAGCCGTGGATGGTCTTTTCCGCGCGCGTGCCCTCGACGGCGGGCACGTTTGCGGTGCCCCTCGTCGGTGCGAGCGTTCCACTCGGGGCGGTGACGCAGATCGCGAGTGGCGCGAGCGGTGCGCCCGCGGCAAGTGACGGTTCGACGCTTTCGCCGGCGCCCGCCGGTACCGAGGCTCCGCCCGACGGCGTGCGGAAGCTGCGTGATTCCAGCGCGGCGTGTCCGTTCAATGTCCTCATCGTGCCCGAGGCCTTCACCGACATGGGCGCGTTCCGCACGCGCGCCGAGCAGGTGGCCAACGACATCGTTTCCTCCTCGGAATACGGCACCTACGCGAACGGCTTCGTCTTCTGGGCGCAGGATTTCGTCTCGCGCGATGGCAGCATCTTCGATCCGGGCGACAACCGCCCCAAGTCGACCGCGTTCGGCGTTTCCTTTGGGTCGGCGGATCCCAACTCCGCCGAGCGCCGCATCATTTATCCGCGCAACGCGCTCTCGGACGAGACGACCGACCGGCTTCGAATCGGCGCGCGCTACACCAAGGCGGACATCATTCTCATCATCGTCAATACGCCCGAGTACGGCGGCGTGAAGTCGCAATTTCTCGGCATCACCTACGTGACGGTGACGAACCACGCGCAGGGCAACCGGGTCATCTTGCACGAGATGGGGCACGGTCTCTTGTCGCTCGCCGACGAATACTCGTACGGCACCTGCGATCGCGGTCGCGCGGAGTCGCCCAACACGTCGGCCAAGCTCGATGCGCTGCCGTGGAGGGACATGGTGACGCCTACGAATCCGCTGCCCACGCCCGAAGGCACGGCGGGCGTCGGTGCCTTCGAAGGGGCGGCGTACTGCACCACGGGCGTCTACCGGCCCGCGCACACGTGCCTCATGAAAGAGCTGAGCACCGGCTTCTGCCCCGTGTGCGCGCGTCAGTTGCGCAACGTTTTCGGCCCGCGCAGCAGCGGCGGGGACGCCGGTGCGCCCGACGCGGGGGGCTCCGATTCGGGCGGCGGAGGACTCTACAATCCGGGGACCAGCTTAGTCTGCCCCACCCGCGCTCTCTTCTGA
- a CDS encoding DUF58 domain-containing protein encodes MAEGIRHKLDWGKLAPLRLRSRLVAEGVYAGGHRSARRGAGVEFGGHRAYTPGDDLRWLDRRSLLLHDRLLVRQFETETDRALRLIVDRTASMGYRGSQAEGAKLAWSALVAAALGRIAIENGDPVGLTLVGGQDGTRNLPVAGGRESFERLIATLESLEATGDALADARMLDRALGGIARSARRGSVIVFLSDLLDLPEGSMELVAGLASRGRVLVVVQTLDPDEATLPFEGTVRLRSLEGGTVVETDVETTREQYLTALRELSDRWERTLLARGGRFVRALTRDDPVRVVRSIVEAAH; translated from the coding sequence ATGGCGGAAGGCATTCGGCACAAGCTCGATTGGGGCAAGCTCGCGCCACTGCGCCTGCGTTCGCGTTTGGTCGCGGAGGGCGTCTACGCGGGCGGGCACCGCAGCGCCCGTCGCGGTGCGGGGGTCGAATTCGGCGGCCATCGCGCCTACACGCCGGGGGACGATCTGCGCTGGCTCGATCGGCGTTCGCTGCTTTTGCACGATCGGCTTCTCGTGCGCCAGTTCGAAACGGAGACGGATCGCGCGTTGCGGCTCATCGTGGATCGAACGGCGTCGATGGGCTATCGCGGCTCGCAAGCCGAGGGGGCGAAGCTCGCGTGGTCGGCGTTGGTGGCGGCGGCGCTCGGGCGCATCGCCATCGAGAACGGCGATCCGGTGGGCCTCACCTTGGTGGGCGGGCAAGATGGGACGCGGAACCTGCCGGTGGCGGGCGGGCGTGAGTCGTTCGAGCGCCTGATCGCGACGTTGGAGTCGCTCGAGGCGACGGGCGATGCGCTGGCGGATGCGCGCATGCTGGATCGCGCGCTGGGCGGCATCGCGCGCTCGGCGCGACGCGGATCGGTCATCGTCTTTTTGAGCGATTTGCTCGATTTGCCCGAGGGCTCGATGGAGCTCGTGGCCGGCCTCGCGTCGCGCGGTCGCGTGCTCGTCGTGGTGCAGACGCTCGATCCCGACGAGGCCACGTTGCCCTTCGAGGGCACCGTGCGCCTGCGCTCCCTCGAGGGCGGCACGGTCGTGGAGACCGACGTCGAAACGACACGCGAGCAATATTTGACCGCGCTTCGTGAGCTGAGCGATCGTTGGGAGCGCACCCTCCTCGCACGCGGGGGCCGCTTCGTGCGCGCACTCACGCGCGACGATCCGGTGCGCGTGGTTCGATCCATCGTCGAGGCTGCGCACTAA
- a CDS encoding sigma-54 dependent transcriptional regulator: MARGHLLVVDDEPSILTTLQKALSLEGYAVDVAGGVKVADEKLKKRSYDLCLFDVMLPDGDGLELLSRLRTAKVEVPVIMMSGHATIDTAVRATRLGALNFLEKPINTDALLIAVETALRLDRAEAEARALRLASGAGSELVGDSPAIKKLIEQIGRAARSHASVLVTGERGTGKELVARAIHQMSPREKGPLEKLNCAALPSELIESELFGHEVGAFTGATKQRRGKFERASGGTLFLDEVGDMPLPMQAKLLRVLQEREIERVGGNETIKVDTRVVAATNRDLVAACDKGEFRADLYDRLNVVPLALPPLRARREDIPLLARHFLQLAAHTNDRRDMRMTDDALGVLSAYSFPGNVRELRNLIERLVILTPDDVIQAEDVRTCLPGGGSPKTAGLYRPGTPFRVLVEEAERTILSEAIAHHGGQMAATARALDLERSHLYKKSRALGLRGDKGDTDDEG; encoded by the coding sequence ATGGCCCGAGGACACCTACTCGTCGTCGATGACGAGCCTTCCATCCTGACCACCTTGCAAAAGGCACTCTCGCTGGAGGGCTACGCGGTCGATGTCGCTGGCGGGGTCAAGGTCGCCGACGAAAAGCTGAAGAAGCGCAGCTACGACCTCTGCCTCTTCGACGTGATGCTGCCCGACGGCGACGGCTTGGAGCTGCTTTCGCGCCTGCGCACGGCGAAGGTCGAGGTCCCGGTCATCATGATGAGCGGGCACGCGACCATCGACACCGCGGTGCGGGCCACCCGCCTCGGGGCGCTGAATTTCCTGGAAAAGCCCATCAACACCGACGCGCTCCTGATTGCCGTCGAAACCGCCTTGCGCCTCGACCGCGCGGAGGCGGAGGCCCGGGCCCTGCGCCTGGCCAGCGGCGCCGGCTCGGAATTGGTGGGCGACAGCCCCGCGATCAAAAAGCTTATCGAGCAAATTGGCCGTGCCGCCCGAAGCCATGCGAGCGTGCTCGTCACCGGCGAGCGAGGCACTGGCAAGGAGCTGGTCGCCCGGGCCATCCACCAGATGTCGCCACGGGAAAAGGGCCCGCTCGAGAAACTGAACTGCGCCGCCCTTCCGAGTGAGCTCATCGAAAGTGAACTCTTCGGCCACGAGGTGGGCGCCTTCACCGGGGCCACCAAACAACGCCGCGGCAAGTTCGAGCGGGCCAGCGGCGGCACGCTCTTCCTCGACGAAGTCGGCGACATGCCGCTGCCCATGCAGGCCAAGCTGCTGCGCGTTCTGCAGGAACGCGAAATCGAAAGGGTCGGCGGCAACGAGACCATCAAGGTCGACACCCGCGTCGTCGCCGCCACCAACCGCGACTTGGTTGCCGCTTGCGACAAGGGCGAGTTCCGCGCGGACTTGTACGATCGCCTGAACGTCGTCCCGCTCGCACTTCCCCCGCTGCGGGCACGCCGCGAGGATATTCCCCTGCTCGCGCGGCATTTCCTCCAGCTGGCCGCGCACACGAACGACCGCCGCGACATGCGCATGACCGACGACGCGTTGGGCGTGCTCTCCGCGTACAGCTTTCCTGGCAATGTTCGAGAGCTTCGGAATTTGATCGAGCGCCTGGTCATCCTGACCCCAGACGACGTCATCCAAGCCGAGGACGTGCGCACCTGCCTCCCGGGCGGGGGCTCGCCGAAGACCGCCGGCCTCTATCGCCCCGGCACACCCTTTCGCGTTTTGGTGGAGGAAGCCGAGCGCACCATCTTGTCCGAGGCCATCGCGCACCACGGCGGGCAGATGGCGGCCACCGCACGCGCACTCGATCTGGAGCGGAGCCACCTCTACAAAAAGTCGCGCGCCCTCGGATTGCGCGGCGACAAAGGCGACACCGACGACGAAGGCTGA
- a CDS encoding PrsW family intramembrane metalloprotease, whose translation MFTRLFVTRSGQERLLVPALVAFLLTLAVGFGVASYWSHRASSDEDRAAALASSKQFAAAEAIYVRLLHERPSVPLVLAFLDNHERAIADRIRRRLQGEAYDPIAEHAAGALLTDDALDEVLWRDLPPDITLVARFWRGVEADAVPRHVREQMLAGAKREPPVPWFNHLLAREAQQSGAPMEAAVYYEREGLTFPERAGDMDIALNLWMNAGAWEHVRDRLQDARVFAAAGPLTKYRFAVNERDWKGAALQLWLNWKQRWQGTGLLMSAVSALAWAFVCTRLGKLGERPRFRLPLYIVAFGLGVASVIPTMFLIAVEESRLRLIETGDMVRDILFFVFGVGLREEASKLLLFLPLVPILRKWGDRLDVLVAGAMVGLGFAAEENIDYIAQGAVHSGLARFLTANFLHMAMTGILATALFEFIEDGERHASNFLRTSLFVVGLHGAYDFFLSHEEMGGSFIAMAVFLFLTKPFLEAVDAARRRADKGISLLQAFVLAISVVTGVTFVYASGAMGPQQAAATMLQGLLGIAILLFFFVRELRAM comes from the coding sequence ATGTTCACGAGGCTCTTCGTCACCAGATCGGGTCAGGAGCGGCTGCTCGTTCCCGCGCTCGTCGCGTTTCTTCTGACCCTGGCGGTGGGCTTCGGCGTGGCCTCGTACTGGAGCCATCGCGCATCCTCGGACGAGGACCGCGCTGCTGCGCTGGCCAGTAGCAAACAATTTGCTGCCGCGGAGGCGATCTACGTTCGCCTCCTGCACGAGCGGCCGAGCGTGCCACTGGTGCTCGCATTTCTGGACAACCACGAGCGCGCGATTGCCGATCGCATTCGCCGTCGCCTTCAGGGTGAGGCCTACGATCCGATCGCCGAACACGCTGCCGGCGCCCTGCTCACCGATGATGCGCTCGACGAGGTGCTCTGGCGCGATCTTCCGCCGGACATCACCTTGGTGGCGCGTTTCTGGCGCGGCGTGGAGGCCGATGCGGTACCGCGCCACGTGCGCGAGCAAATGCTCGCCGGCGCGAAGCGCGAGCCGCCCGTGCCCTGGTTCAACCACCTGCTGGCGCGTGAGGCGCAGCAATCGGGCGCGCCCATGGAGGCGGCCGTTTATTACGAGCGTGAAGGCCTGACCTTTCCCGAGCGCGCCGGGGACATGGACATCGCGCTCAATCTTTGGATGAACGCGGGCGCCTGGGAGCACGTGCGCGATCGCTTGCAAGATGCACGTGTCTTTGCGGCCGCCGGCCCCCTGACGAAATACCGGTTTGCGGTCAACGAGCGCGATTGGAAAGGCGCGGCGCTGCAGCTTTGGCTCAATTGGAAGCAGCGCTGGCAGGGCACGGGGCTGCTGATGAGCGCCGTCTCCGCGCTGGCGTGGGCCTTCGTCTGCACGCGCCTCGGAAAGCTCGGCGAGCGTCCGCGCTTTCGGTTGCCGCTCTACATCGTGGCCTTCGGCCTCGGCGTGGCCAGCGTGATTCCGACCATGTTCCTCATTGCGGTGGAGGAGTCTCGCCTGCGCCTGATCGAGACCGGCGACATGGTGCGGGACATTCTCTTTTTCGTCTTCGGCGTGGGGCTGCGCGAGGAGGCTTCCAAGCTGCTCCTCTTTTTGCCGCTCGTCCCCATCCTGCGAAAATGGGGCGACCGCCTCGACGTACTGGTCGCCGGCGCGATGGTCGGCCTTGGTTTCGCCGCCGAAGAGAACATCGACTACATCGCGCAGGGCGCGGTGCACAGCGGACTCGCACGCTTTCTCACGGCCAATTTTCTGCACATGGCCATGACCGGCATTCTGGCCACGGCATTGTTCGAGTTCATCGAGGATGGCGAACGCCACGCGTCGAATTTCCTCCGCACCTCGCTCTTCGTCGTCGGGCTGCACGGCGCGTACGACTTTTTTCTCTCGCACGAAGAGATGGGCGGCTCCTTCATCGCGATGGCCGTGTTCCTCTTTTTGACCAAGCCGTTCCTCGAGGCCGTCGACGCGGCCCGCCGCCGCGCCGACAAGGGCATCTCGTTGCTTCAAGCCTTCGTGCTGGCGATCTCGGTAGTGACCGGCGTCACCTTCGTCTACGCCTCCGGGGCGATGGGGCCGCAGCAAGCGGCGGCCACCATGCTTCAGGGCCTCTTGGGCATTGCGATTCTGCTCTTCTTTTTCGTGCGCGAACTCCGGGCGATGTAG
- a CDS encoding DUF2384 domain-containing protein, with product MNQVAPNPEEGVVLTKAILRVAEALGLSQRELARILGVSEATVSRLMTSTFISPSKKEGELALLLVRIFRGLDALVGGDERKVQAWFHSPNAHLGGIPAERVLTVEGLVDVATYLDAMRGHV from the coding sequence ATGAACCAAGTCGCACCCAACCCGGAAGAGGGCGTCGTCCTAACCAAGGCCATTCTCCGGGTAGCCGAAGCCCTGGGTCTCTCGCAAAGGGAGCTGGCACGTATCCTCGGCGTGAGCGAGGCCACGGTGTCGAGGCTCATGACGAGTACCTTCATATCGCCGAGTAAGAAGGAGGGGGAGTTGGCGCTCCTCTTGGTGCGCATCTTCCGCGGGCTCGATGCCCTCGTCGGTGGAGACGAGCGGAAAGTTCAAGCCTGGTTTCACTCGCCCAATGCCCATCTCGGGGGCATTCCCGCCGAGCGCGTGCTCACCGTCGAGGGATTGGTCGATGTGGCCACTTATCTCGACGCCATGCGCGGGCACGTGTAG
- a CDS encoding RES family NAD+ phosphorylase: MNFHTDIAGLWKACEGEKHLAALALDAYRAVESQHITSTRKLVDSDEEQLLLEELIDTVKPPVPNGPEFRGLHYLLFTPFRHPPLRWGSRFGTRAERGMWYGSGDVETCFAEVAYYRLLFLEGTTADLGIVTIELTTFVANVAATRGIDLTKPPFREHETLISSKTSYAAAQPLGRAMRAAGVEAFLFRSARTVLDPAAPHPNRYHGINVGLFDPVFASKKPTSTKYQTWTCTAGRDKVEVSRKSIAHPLTKAGESLVFPRRDFEVDGVFPVCA, from the coding sequence GTGAATTTCCATACGGATATCGCAGGGCTGTGGAAGGCGTGCGAAGGTGAAAAGCACCTTGCCGCACTGGCCTTGGACGCCTATCGCGCTGTCGAATCGCAGCATATCACCTCTACCCGCAAGCTCGTCGACTCGGACGAGGAGCAGCTCCTGTTGGAGGAGCTCATCGACACGGTGAAACCGCCCGTGCCGAACGGGCCCGAGTTTCGCGGCCTGCACTATTTGCTTTTCACGCCGTTCCGCCATCCCCCGCTGCGCTGGGGCTCCCGCTTCGGGACGCGGGCCGAACGCGGCATGTGGTACGGCTCCGGCGACGTCGAAACGTGTTTTGCCGAAGTCGCCTATTACCGTCTTCTCTTTTTGGAGGGGACGACGGCCGATCTGGGCATCGTCACCATCGAGCTGACGACCTTCGTGGCGAACGTGGCCGCCACCCGCGGCATCGACCTGACGAAGCCGCCCTTCCGCGAGCACGAGACGCTCATCTCGTCGAAGACCTCGTACGCCGCCGCCCAACCCTTGGGCCGCGCGATGCGCGCCGCGGGGGTGGAAGCGTTCCTCTTTCGCTCGGCCCGCACCGTCCTCGACCCGGCCGCCCCCCATCCGAACCGGTACCACGGCATCAACGTGGGCCTCTTCGATCCCGTCTTCGCGAGCAAAAAGCCGACGAGCACGAAGTACCAAACGTGGACGTGCACCGCCGGCCGCGACAAGGTCGAAGTCTCCCGCAAAAGCATCGCCCACCCCCTGACCAAGGCAGGCGAATCGCTCGTATTCCCCCGCCGCGACTTCGAAGTCGACGGCGTGTTCCCCGTCTGCGCCTGA